One region of Anaeromyxobacter paludicola genomic DNA includes:
- a CDS encoding ATP-grasp domain-containing protein, which translates to MHLTVLSRSPAIYTTRRLVEAARERGHRPRVVDPLEVELGLGERPALYHRHRRFPRTDVVVPRIGLSVTQYGLAVVNQFELLGVPSINGAKGIAASRNKMRCLQTLARKGVQVPNTVMASDASKLRQLVKHVGGVPVLVKLLSSSDKGGVMICETLESLEAALEAILGLGQNILVQQYLRGQDLRALVVGGRVVAAMRRRARVGRFARSLAQGAKFERAGLAPAQERAALETARIVGLDVCAVDLLDADGAPLVFEVNSSPGIRDAEEVCGVDVAAEVIAWAEARFEAPPRARATAARRVPREA; encoded by the coding sequence ATGCACCTCACCGTCCTCAGCCGGTCGCCGGCCATCTACACCACCCGCCGCCTCGTCGAGGCCGCTCGCGAGCGCGGGCACCGTCCGCGCGTGGTCGATCCGCTCGAGGTCGAGCTGGGGCTCGGCGAGCGGCCGGCGCTCTACCACCGCCACCGCCGCTTCCCCCGCACCGACGTGGTGGTCCCCCGCATCGGCCTCTCGGTGACGCAGTACGGGCTCGCGGTGGTGAACCAGTTCGAGCTCCTCGGCGTGCCCTCCATCAACGGCGCGAAGGGGATCGCCGCGAGCCGGAACAAGATGCGGTGCCTGCAGACCCTGGCGCGCAAGGGCGTGCAGGTGCCGAACACGGTCATGGCGAGCGACGCCTCCAAGCTCCGGCAGCTCGTGAAGCACGTGGGCGGCGTGCCGGTGCTGGTCAAGCTGCTCTCCAGCTCGGACAAGGGCGGCGTCATGATCTGCGAGACGCTGGAGTCGCTGGAGGCGGCGCTCGAGGCGATCCTGGGGCTCGGCCAGAACATCCTCGTGCAGCAGTACCTGCGCGGCCAGGACCTGCGGGCGCTGGTGGTCGGGGGGCGCGTCGTCGCGGCCATGCGGCGGCGGGCGCGGGTCGGGCGCTTCGCGCGGAGCCTCGCCCAGGGCGCCAAGTTCGAGCGGGCGGGCCTCGCGCCGGCGCAGGAGCGGGCCGCCCTCGAGACCGCCCGGATCGTGGGGCTCGACGTCTGCGCGGTGGACCTGCTGGACGCCGACGGCGCGCCGCTGGTCTTCGAGGTGAACAGCTCGCCCGGCATCCGCGACGCCGAGGAGGTCTGCGGCGTGGACGTCGCGGCCGAGGTGATCGCCTGGGCCGAGGCGCGGTTCGAGGCGCCGCCGCGGGCGCGCGCGACGGCCGCGCGGCGGGTGCCTCGAGAGGCTTGA
- the nusG gene encoding transcription termination/antitermination protein NusG, with the protein MAKKWYAVHTYSGFENKVKKSLEERVRQFHLEEKVDEILIPMEQVVEMVHGEKKTSKRKFFPGYILVHMEMGDETWHLVKDTAKVTGFVGANKPPVSEAGDKARRQAWEYVPVVKDAEVARLTNQISEGTSRPKPKVQFEDGDQVRVIDGPFQNFNGTVEEVKPEKGKLRVLVSIFGRATPVELDFMQVEKT; encoded by the coding sequence ATGGCCAAGAAGTGGTATGCGGTCCACACGTACTCGGGCTTCGAGAACAAGGTGAAGAAGTCGCTCGAGGAGCGCGTGCGGCAGTTCCACCTCGAGGAGAAGGTCGACGAGATCCTCATCCCCATGGAGCAGGTCGTGGAGATGGTCCACGGGGAGAAGAAGACCTCGAAGCGCAAGTTCTTCCCCGGCTACATCCTCGTCCACATGGAGATGGGCGACGAGACCTGGCACCTCGTGAAGGACACCGCCAAGGTGACCGGCTTCGTCGGCGCGAACAAGCCGCCGGTGAGCGAGGCGGGTGACAAGGCCCGCCGCCAGGCCTGGGAGTACGTGCCGGTCGTGAAGGACGCCGAGGTCGCCCGGCTCACCAACCAGATCTCCGAGGGCACGTCCCGCCCCAAGCCGAAGGTGCAGTTCGAGGACGGCGACCAGGTCCGCGTCATCGACGGCCCCTTCCAGAACTTCAACGGCACGGTCGAGGAGGTCAAGCCCGAGAAGGGCAAGCTCCGCGTGCTGGTCTCCATCTTCGGCCGCGCCACCCCGGTCGAGCTCGACTTCATGCAGGTGGAGAAGACGTAG
- the rplK gene encoding 50S ribosomal protein L11, translating into MKKITGQVKLQIPAGKANPAPPVGPALGQHGVNIMEFCKQFNAQTQAQAKESLIIPVIITVYADRSFSFVLKTPPAAVLLKKAAGLHTEKKKGSGAHKPGKELVGQVTRKQLEQIAKTKMPDMTAGSVEAAMNTIEGTARSMGIEIVG; encoded by the coding sequence ATGAAGAAGATCACGGGGCAGGTCAAGCTCCAGATCCCGGCCGGCAAGGCCAACCCGGCGCCGCCGGTCGGCCCGGCGCTGGGCCAGCACGGCGTCAACATCATGGAGTTCTGCAAGCAGTTCAACGCGCAGACCCAGGCCCAGGCGAAGGAGAGCCTGATCATCCCGGTCATCATCACCGTCTACGCCGACCGGTCGTTCAGCTTCGTCCTCAAGACCCCGCCCGCCGCCGTCCTCCTCAAGAAGGCCGCCGGCCTGCACACCGAGAAGAAGAAGGGCTCGGGGGCGCACAAGCCCGGCAAGGAGCTGGTCGGCCAGGTGACGCGCAAGCAGCTCGAGCAGATCGCGAAGACCAAGATGCCCGACATGACCGCCGGCAGCGTCGAGGCGGCCATGAACACCATCGAGGGCACCGCGCGCTCCATGGGGATCGAGATCGTCGGCTAA
- the rplA gene encoding 50S ribosomal protein L1 codes for MAHIGKKFKAAAEKVDRNKRYKLDEALGLVKATATKKFDESVDAAINLGVDPKHADQVVRGAVVLPHGMGKTVKLAVFAKGDKAREAQEAGADIVGAEDLAEKIQGGFMDFDKVIATPDMMGVVGRLGKVLGPRGLMPNPKVGTVTMDVTRAVKEQKAGKVEFRVEKAGIVHVPFGKASFEPEKLRANFSAIMEIIFKAKPQTAKGVYLKNVTVSTTMGPGIKLDLSELTASHG; via the coding sequence ATGGCTCACATCGGAAAGAAGTTCAAGGCTGCCGCCGAGAAGGTCGATCGCAACAAGCGCTACAAGCTCGACGAGGCCCTCGGCCTCGTGAAGGCCACCGCGACCAAGAAGTTCGACGAGTCGGTCGACGCCGCCATCAACCTCGGCGTCGATCCCAAGCACGCCGACCAGGTGGTCCGCGGCGCCGTCGTGCTGCCGCACGGCATGGGCAAGACCGTCAAGCTCGCCGTCTTCGCGAAGGGCGACAAGGCCCGCGAGGCCCAGGAGGCCGGCGCGGACATCGTCGGCGCCGAGGACCTCGCCGAGAAAATCCAGGGCGGCTTCATGGACTTCGACAAGGTCATCGCCACCCCGGACATGATGGGCGTGGTCGGCCGGCTCGGTAAGGTCCTCGGGCCCCGCGGCCTCATGCCGAACCCGAAGGTCGGCACGGTCACCATGGACGTGACCCGCGCGGTCAAGGAGCAGAAGGCCGGCAAGGTGGAGTTCCGCGTCGAGAAGGCCGGCATCGTGCACGTGCCGTTCGGCAAGGCCTCCTTCGAGCCCGAGAAGCTCCGCGCCAACTTCAGCGCGATCATGGAGATCATCTTCAAGGCGAAGCCGCAGACCGCCAAGGGCGTCTACCTGAAGAACGTCACCGTGAGCACCACGATGGGCCCGGGCATCAAGCTCGACCTCTCGGAGCTCACGGCGAGCCACGGCTAG
- the secE gene encoding preprotein translocase subunit SecE — translation MTTEQTPGVEPKRLVAIFYVLAAIFLGIFLEKVLGIVFSYARWNDFAVFGEDWTLTTVIGYGIAIAAAVVAWRTARSREVSFEIAAELKKVTWPTLRETRAATVAVVVATFISALLLGVFDFVWARLSELIY, via the coding sequence ATGACGACGGAACAGACTCCCGGGGTCGAGCCGAAGCGCCTGGTGGCGATCTTCTACGTGCTCGCCGCCATCTTCCTCGGCATCTTCCTCGAGAAGGTGCTGGGGATCGTCTTCTCCTACGCCCGCTGGAACGACTTCGCGGTCTTCGGCGAGGACTGGACCCTCACCACCGTCATCGGCTACGGCATCGCCATCGCCGCCGCGGTGGTCGCCTGGCGCACCGCGCGCAGCCGCGAGGTCTCCTTCGAGATCGCCGCCGAGCTGAAGAAGGTCACCTGGCCGACCCTGCGCGAGACGCGGGCCGCCACGGTCGCGGTGGTGGTCGCCACCTTCATCTCCGCGCTGCTGCTCGGCGTGTTCGACTTCGTCTGGGCGAGGCTCTCCGAGCTCATCTACTGA
- the rpmG gene encoding 50S ribosomal protein L33 codes for MGNRTIITLECTQCKERNYTTTKNKRKTQDKLSRSKYCPRCRKHQAHKETK; via the coding sequence ATGGGAAATCGCACCATCATCACGCTCGAGTGCACGCAGTGCAAAGAGCGGAACTACACGACCACGAAGAACAAGCGCAAGACGCAGGACAAGCTGTCGCGCTCCAAGTACTGCCCCCGGTGCCGCAAGCACCAGGCGCACAAGGAGACGAAGTAG
- the rplJ gene encoding 50S ribosomal protein L10 encodes MNRTEKEEVIGQLHEKMAKAKAAILAEPRGLDVATVTELRRKCREAKVEYRIVKNTLAIRAAKGTSVESLSDKFVGPTALIMSYDDVVAPAKVIADFAKDRQNFAIRTGVVEGKVVDAKGIEALAKMPGLPELRQQIASMVAQPATMLARLLNTPGQQLARVLGARKEQLEKAG; translated from the coding sequence TTGAATCGGACGGAAAAGGAAGAAGTCATCGGCCAGCTTCACGAGAAGATGGCCAAGGCCAAGGCCGCCATCCTGGCGGAGCCCCGGGGTCTCGACGTCGCCACGGTCACCGAGCTTCGCAGGAAGTGCCGCGAGGCGAAGGTGGAGTACCGGATCGTCAAGAACACCCTGGCCATCCGTGCCGCCAAGGGCACGTCGGTGGAGTCGCTCTCCGACAAGTTCGTCGGGCCGACCGCGCTCATCATGTCGTACGACGACGTGGTGGCGCCGGCGAAGGTGATCGCGGACTTCGCGAAGGATCGTCAGAACTTCGCGATCCGCACCGGCGTGGTGGAGGGCAAGGTCGTCGACGCGAAGGGCATCGAGGCCCTCGCGAAGATGCCCGGTCTGCCTGAGCTTCGTCAGCAGATCGCCAGCATGGTCGCCCAGCCGGCGACGATGCTCGCGCGCCTGCTCAACACCCCTGGCCAGCAGCTCGCTCGCGTCCTCGGCGCTCGCAAGGAGCAGCTCGAGAAGGCGGGCTAG
- the tuf gene encoding elongation factor Tu, with protein sequence MAKEKFERSKPHANVGTIGHVDHGKTTLTAAITKVLAQKGWAEFKAYDQIDKAPEERERGITIATAHVEYQTENRHYAHVDCPGHADYVKNMITGAAQMDGAILVVSAADGPMPQTREHILLARQVGVPYIVVFLNKVDMVDDKELLDLVELEVRELLTEYDFPGNEIPIVKGSALKALEGDKSEIGEPAILELMKAVDSYIPTPKRATDKPFLMPVEDVFSISGRGTVATGRIERGIVKVGEEIEIVGLRATTKTVVTGVEMFRKLLDEGQAGDNVGCLLRGLKREEVERGQVLAKPGSITPHTKFKGEVYVLTKEEGGRHTPFFNGYRPQFYFRTTDVTGSVKLPDGVEMVMPGDNISVEVELITPIAMEKELRFAIREGGRTVGAGVVAEVIA encoded by the coding sequence ATGGCCAAGGAAAAGTTCGAACGCAGCAAGCCGCACGCGAACGTCGGGACGATCGGTCACGTGGACCACGGCAAGACGACGCTGACTGCCGCGATCACGAAGGTGCTCGCGCAGAAGGGCTGGGCGGAGTTCAAGGCCTACGATCAGATCGACAAGGCTCCGGAGGAGCGGGAGCGCGGCATCACGATCGCGACGGCGCACGTCGAGTACCAGACGGAGAACCGCCACTACGCGCACGTGGACTGCCCGGGCCACGCCGACTACGTGAAGAACATGATCACCGGCGCGGCGCAGATGGACGGCGCGATCCTGGTGGTGTCGGCGGCGGACGGTCCGATGCCGCAGACGCGCGAGCACATCCTGCTCGCGCGGCAGGTGGGCGTGCCGTACATCGTGGTCTTCCTGAACAAGGTGGACATGGTGGACGACAAGGAGCTGCTGGACCTGGTGGAGCTCGAGGTCCGGGAGCTGCTGACCGAGTACGACTTCCCTGGGAACGAGATCCCGATCGTGAAGGGGTCGGCGCTGAAGGCGCTCGAGGGGGACAAGTCGGAGATCGGCGAGCCGGCCATCCTCGAGCTGATGAAGGCGGTGGACAGCTACATTCCGACGCCGAAGCGCGCGACGGACAAGCCGTTCCTGATGCCGGTCGAGGACGTGTTCTCGATCTCTGGGCGCGGGACGGTGGCGACGGGGCGCATCGAGCGCGGCATCGTGAAGGTGGGCGAGGAGATCGAGATCGTCGGTCTGCGCGCGACCACGAAGACGGTGGTGACGGGCGTGGAGATGTTCCGCAAGCTGCTCGACGAGGGGCAGGCGGGCGACAACGTGGGGTGCCTGCTCCGCGGCCTGAAGCGCGAGGAGGTGGAGCGCGGTCAGGTGCTGGCGAAGCCGGGGTCGATCACGCCGCACACGAAGTTCAAGGGTGAGGTGTACGTGCTGACGAAGGAGGAGGGTGGGCGTCACACCCCGTTCTTCAACGGCTACCGCCCGCAGTTCTACTTCCGGACCACGGACGTGACGGGCTCGGTGAAGCTGCCGGACGGCGTCGAGATGGTGATGCCGGGCGACAACATCTCGGTGGAGGTGGAGCTCATCACCCCCATCGCGATGGAGAAGGAGCTGCGCTTCGCGATCCGCGAGGGCGGCCGCACGGTGGGCGCGGGCGTCGTCGCCGAGGTCATCGCCTAG
- the rplL gene encoding 50S ribosomal protein L7/L12, translated as MADLNAIVEQLSGLTVMEAAELVKQLETKWGVSAAAAPVMVAGGAAAAAAPAEEKTEFTVVLVEAGANKINVIKEVRAITGLGLKEAKDLVEGAPKEVKAGISKAEAEELKKKLTDAGAKVDIK; from the coding sequence ATGGCTGATCTGAATGCGATCGTTGAGCAGCTCTCCGGCCTGACCGTGATGGAGGCCGCCGAGCTCGTGAAGCAGCTCGAGACCAAGTGGGGCGTCTCCGCCGCCGCCGCTCCCGTGATGGTGGCCGGTGGCGCCGCCGCCGCCGCTGCCCCCGCCGAGGAGAAGACGGAGTTCACCGTCGTCCTCGTCGAGGCCGGCGCCAACAAGATCAACGTGATCAAGGAGGTCCGCGCGATCACGGGCCTCGGCCTCAAGGAGGCCAAGGATCTCGTCGAGGGCGCCCCCAAGGAGGTCAAGGCGGGCATCTCCAAGGCCGAGGCCGAGGAGCTCAAGAAGAAGCTCACCGACGCCGGCGCGAAGGTCGACATCAAGTAG
- the rlmB gene encoding 23S rRNA (guanosine(2251)-2'-O)-methyltransferase RlmB has product MRVLYGMNPVRELLRAGGEGLSELWLAEGAERGRAFAELERQGRAAGAKVRLAPRPKLDKLAGTGNHQGVVAVVADYRYRALEDLLDAAKASGRPPLLVVLDGIEDPQNLGAIIRSAYALGAHGVVIAKDRAVGVTGAAAKASAGAVEHCPVARVTNIAQTILALKEEGLWSVAAVAGGDADIASLDLSGPTALVIGSEGEGIRPLVRKNCDHLARIPMSGKLGSLNASAAAAVCLYEAARQRNSRA; this is encoded by the coding sequence GTGCGCGTCCTCTACGGAATGAACCCGGTGCGGGAGCTCCTCCGCGCCGGCGGGGAAGGGCTCTCGGAGCTCTGGCTGGCGGAGGGGGCCGAGCGCGGCCGCGCCTTCGCCGAGCTCGAGCGGCAGGGGCGGGCGGCGGGCGCCAAGGTGCGGCTCGCGCCGCGCCCCAAGCTCGACAAGCTCGCCGGGACCGGCAACCATCAGGGCGTCGTCGCCGTGGTGGCCGACTACCGCTACCGCGCCCTGGAGGACCTCCTCGACGCCGCGAAGGCCTCCGGCCGCCCGCCGCTCCTGGTCGTCCTGGACGGGATCGAGGACCCCCAGAACCTCGGGGCGATCATCCGTTCGGCGTACGCGCTCGGGGCGCACGGCGTGGTCATCGCCAAGGACCGGGCGGTGGGCGTCACCGGGGCGGCGGCCAAGGCCTCGGCCGGCGCGGTGGAGCACTGCCCGGTGGCCCGGGTCACGAACATCGCCCAGACCATCCTCGCCCTGAAGGAGGAGGGGCTCTGGTCGGTGGCGGCCGTGGCCGGCGGGGACGCCGATATCGCCTCCCTCGACCTGTCCGGTCCGACCGCCCTGGTCATCGGCTCCGAGGGAGAGGGGATCCGTCCGCTCGTCCGCAAGAATTGTGACCACCTGGCCCGCATCCCGATGTCCGGGAAGCTCGGAAGCCTGAACGCCTCGGCGGCGGCGGCCGTCTGCCTTTACGAGGCGGCGCGACAGCGGAATTCTCGTGCTTGA